The Prodigiosinella aquatilis region ATTGATTTAAAGCAGAATTGGATGGAAAAATATTCCAATATCCAGAGCAAAAACCCGGTCCAGATCAAAGGTCGTCAAAAAACGTTTTATCCAACTGTTTAAAGGCTCTTTTCAGCACATCGGCCAGCATTTGATAGGTAGGTTTATCCTCTAGCGGAGCCAGCGATATGCCTGATTCCAATAATTTACTACGAATTTCATGAAACCAATGCAATAAAGAAGGTGGGAGTGGTGTAATAGAACGGCGTCCCAACCACCATAGTCCTTGTAGGGGTAGACTCAAAGCAAATAGCGCTGTGGCAACAGATGGTCCTATCTGACCACCAAGAGCGATTTGCCATGTCAGCGTAAATACTGCCAGTGGTGGCATAAAACGAATACCATGACGAGTGACGCGAACGACACGATTTTCCGGGAACAGAGGGCCTAGGCGCTTATCTGCCGGCCAGGTTTTCATGTAATGCTGGCCTCGCTGGAATAACTGTAACCAGCCAATTTTACCGGTGGGTTTTGTCGTCATTGTCAAACCTCAACTTCACATATAAAAAATAAAATTTTTGTATAAATAACCAACTTCAATTGACAACCTTAAAATATATTTTGTGTTTGATGTTCGCTATCGGTATTCTAATTCGGCCTTAATTGGCCCTGATATACTAACGTAGTATGACTATACGCCGAGTAAAGGCACGTTCTTTACTCCATACTAAATATGCAGTAGTCGGTTCTCATTCAACAATCGAAAGTTTTAGAGTGTTGATGCCAGCCATTCATCGGCGTTCCGTGCGTCAGAAGATACCTAAGCAACGGCACTTTTCATGTCATGACTGGTAAATTCTACCAAGCCATGATGTTAATCATAAATGTCAACCGCCTTGTACGCTATGCTGAGTGCTATATGACATTTTTTAACCATGTATAACAAGTAGGTACTTCCATGTCGAGTAAGTTAGTACTGGTTCTTAACTGTGGTAGTTCATCCCTGAAGTTCGCCATCATTGATGCAGTTAACGGGGACGAGTACCTGTCTGGCCTAGCCGAATGTTTCCATCTTCCTGAAGCACGAATCAAATGGAAAATGGATGGTGGTAAACAGGAAGCAGCGCTGGGTGCAGGAGCTGCTCATAGTGAAGCACTGAGCTTCATCGTTAACACCATTCTCGTCCAGAAACCGGAGCTTTCTGCTCAACTGGTTGCGATTGGTCACCGTATCGTGCATGGCGGTGAGAAATTCACTCATTCTGCTATTATCAATGCTGACGTTTTGCAGGGTATCAAAGATGCCATCCCATTTGCACCCCTTCATAATCCGGCGCATCTGATTGGTATCGACGAAGCGTTGAAATCCTTCCCGAAACTGGTTGACAAGAATGTTGTTGTTTTTGACACTGCATTCCATCAGACCATGCCGGAAGAAGCTTATCTGTATGCCCTGCCGTACAAATTATATACAGAACATCATATTCGTCGTTATGGCGCTCACGGCACCAGCCATTTCTATGTGACGCAGGAAGCGGCTAAAGTACTTAACAAACCTGTTGATGAATTGAACGTCATTACCTGCCATCTGGGTAACGGTGGTTCAGTTTCCGCCATCCTCAACGGCAAGTGTGTAGATACCTCCATGGGTTTGACTCCATTGGAAGGTCTGGTTATGGGTACCCGCAGCGGTGATATCGATCCGGCCGTGGTTTTCCATCTGTATGACTCTCTGGGCATGAGCGTTGCTGATATCAATAAAATGCTGACCAAAGAATCAGGTCTGCTGGGTCTGACAGAAGTCACTAGCGACTGCCGTTATGTAGAAGACAACTACACCACCAAAGAGAATGCCAAACGCGCCATGAACGTTTACTGCCATCGTCTGGCTAAATACATCGGGGCATACAGTGCGCTGATGGAAGGCCGGCTTGATGCAGTTGTCTTCACCGGTGGTATTGGTGAAAACGCGGCCATGGTCCGTGAATTGACACTGAACAAACTGGGTATTTTGGGCTTTGAAATCGACCACGAACGTAATCTTGCCGCCCGCTTTGGTAACAGTGGCAATATTGCCAAAGACAGCAGCCGACCAGCTCTGGTAATCCCTACCAATGAAGAGCTGGTTATCGCTCAAGATGCTCTCCGTCTGACCGCATAAATAAAGTATCCCAACTCCGTCAGCTCAGGCTGACGGAGTTGTTTTTGAACAACGAGCAACCGTAAAGAGGTTAAGTCGTGTCCCGTACAATTATGTTGATTCCTACTGGCACCAGTGTGGGTCTGACCAGTGTCAGCCTGGGTGTCATCCGCTCAATGGAACAGAAAGGTGTTCGCCTGAGCGTATTCAAGCCGATCGCCCAACCCCGTGCCGGTGACAATGCACCGGACCAGACCACCGCTATTATTCGTGCAACTTCCGCCATCAATGCCGCTGAACCGCTACAGATAAGCCACGTCGAATCACTGCTGAGCACTAATCAGCAGGACGCATTGATGGAAGAGATTATTGCCCGCTATCACGACAATACGAAAGACGCTGAAGTTGTGCTGGTTGAAGGTCTGGTGCCTACCCGCAAACATCAGTTTGCCAATGCGCTAAACTATGAAATCGCCAAAACCCTGAATGCAGAAATCGTGTTCGTTCTGGCGCTGGGCAACGATTCACCGACCCAATTGAAAGAACGCATCGAACTGGCACGCTCTAGTTTTGGTGGTAGTAAGAATAAAAACATCACTGGTGTCATCATTAATAAACTAAATGCGCCGGTGGATGAACAAGGTCGCACCCGTCCTGACCTGTCTGAAATTTTTGATGATTCAACCAAGGCCAGCGTTGCCAACATTGATCCCAAACTGCTGTTTGCCAACAGCCCGCTACCAGTATTGGGTTGCATTCCCTGGAGTTTCGATCTGATCGCTACTCGTGCGATCGATATGGCGAATCATCTGAATGCCAAGATCATCAACGAAGGCGATATTCAGACTCGCCGCGTTAAGTCCGTCACCTTTTGCGCCCGCAGTATTTCTCATATGCTGGAACATTTCCGTCCCGGCTCATTGCTGGTAACTTCAGCGGACCGTCCCGATGTACTGGTGTCGGCCTGTCTGGCAGCGATGAACGGTATCGAAATCGGAGCACTGTTGCTGACTGGCGGCTACGAAATGGATCCGAGCATCAGCAAGCTGTGTGAACGTGCCTTCCAGACCGGCCTGCCGGTATTTATGGTTAACACCAACACCTGGCAGACCTCTTTGAGTCTGCAAAGCTTCAACCTGGAACTGCCGATCGACGACCATGAACGTGTAGAAAAAGTCCAGGAATACGTTGCCCGTCACATTGATAGCCAATGGATAGACTCTCTGTCTGCCGCTTCTGAACGTTCACGTCGTTTGTCTCCTCCGGCTTTCCGTTACCAATTGACGGAACAGGCGCGTAAAGCTGGCAAACGTATCGTGCTTCCTGAAGGTACTGAGCCCCGTACCGTTAAGGCCGCCTCTATCTGTGCCGAACGAGGTATCGCACACTGTATATTGTTGGGTAATCCAGATGAAATCCAGCGTGTTGCCGCCGCTCAAGGTGTGAAACTGGGTAAAGGTATTGAGATCGTCGATCCTGTCGCCGTTCGTGAGCGCTATGTAGCCCGTCTGGTTGAGCTGCGCAAGAACAAAGGCATGACTGAAGTCGTTGCCCGTGAACAACTGGAAGACAACGTGGTACTCGGTACTCTGATGCTGGAACAGAATGAAGTTGACGGTCTGGTTTCCGGTGCGGTTCACACCACAGCCAATACCATCCGTCCGCCATTACAGTTAATCAAAACCGCACCAAACAGTTCACTGGTTTCCTCTGTATTCTTCATGCTACTGCCGGAACAAGTTCTGGTGTATGGTGACTGTGCCATCAATCCGGATCCGACAGCGGAACAATTGGCTGAGATTGCCATTCAGTCGGCTGATTCTGCTACTGCATTTGGTATAGAACCTCGTGTTGCGATGATTTCCTATTCCACTGGTGATTCAGGTGCGGGTAGCGACGTGGAAAAAGTACGCGAAGCCACCCATATCGCCCAGCAAAGACGTCCGGATTTGATTATTGATGGCCCTCTGCAATACGACGCCGCCATTATGGCTGATGTTGCAAAATCCAAAGCACCAAACTCACCGGTTGCCGGTAAAGCTACTGTGTTCATCTTCCCTGACCTGAACACCGGTAACACAACTTACAAAGCGGTACAACGTTCAGCAGACCTGATCTCCATTGGGCCGATGCTACAGGGTATGCGCAAGCCGGTTAACGATCTGTCCCGTGGTGCATTAGTAGACGATATCGTGTACACCGTGGCGCTGACTGCTATTCAGGCGACTCAGATCTAATCAATTAGTCAGTTTGATCTGCCAAAACGCCAGCGAAAGCTGGCGTTTTTTATTGGTGTTCCACCTGACGGGATAAGACAAGGCCGGTTCCTCTTCTATCCCATCTAGAAAAAATATTAAGTGGTACTATTTTTCCTCTTCCAGCGCACTGCGATCTTCAGGCCCAGGAAGGTCATCAACCAGTGTACGTGCCGGCCGCGGCAGAATTTTTCCATACTCGTTGGCGTTATTACGAGTTAGCCACAGTGATAATGCCTTGAGTGAATCCGGCGTAAATTCATCGCAGCGCGACGTTATCTCTTCTGGTGTCAGCCAACTTACTTCGTCAATTTCCTCTTCTTGCAGCGCAAATGGACCATGAGTTACGCAGCTGAACAACGCCCCCCATACACGGCAGTCGTCGCTTTCATAGTAGAACAAGCCGTGCTCGGCAAAGGGGACTCCAGCAATACCTAGCTCTTCCTCTGCTTCTCGACGAGCTGATTCCAACATGTTTTCACCACTTTGTACGACCCCCCCAGCCGTTGCATCCAGCCAGCCGGGGTAAAAATCCTTGATTTCGGTTCGACGTTGGATCAGGACTTTCCCCATGCCGTCATGTACAACGATATAGGTAGCGCGATGCCTCAGGCACTGCGCACGCATCTGCTGACGGCTTGACTGAGCGATTACTTCATTGTTTTCATCAACGATATCCACCCACTCGGTACCTGCCATCTGAGTTTGTTCCGCCATCCTCTGAAACCTTTTAGTAGCGACGCGTTATCGCGTCCATTTGTTTGAATAATAGATGTAGCATGAGAGTAGAACTAAATTAGTGTGTAATGATTACCTGCGCAATAACTTCTCCCCCAGCCAGTGACACAACCTGCAATCTATTCTGCATCAACAGTCCGTAACTGGCGGGATATCCCCCTTTCGGCAGGCTGACTGAACCCGGATTAAAGCAGTAAATATCATCACGCCGTTCAGCCACTGGGATATGTGTATGCCCATAGACCAGAACATCATCGGCCTGTAAT contains the following coding sequences:
- the yfbV gene encoding terminus macrodomain insulation protein YfbV, whose translation is MTTKPTGKIGWLQLFQRGQHYMKTWPADKRLGPLFPENRVVRVTRHGIRFMPPLAVFTLTWQIALGGQIGPSVATALFALSLPLQGLWWLGRRSITPLPPSLLHWFHEIRSKLLESGISLAPLEDKPTYQMLADVLKRAFKQLDKTFFDDL
- the ackA gene encoding acetate kinase — translated: MSSKLVLVLNCGSSSLKFAIIDAVNGDEYLSGLAECFHLPEARIKWKMDGGKQEAALGAGAAHSEALSFIVNTILVQKPELSAQLVAIGHRIVHGGEKFTHSAIINADVLQGIKDAIPFAPLHNPAHLIGIDEALKSFPKLVDKNVVVFDTAFHQTMPEEAYLYALPYKLYTEHHIRRYGAHGTSHFYVTQEAAKVLNKPVDELNVITCHLGNGGSVSAILNGKCVDTSMGLTPLEGLVMGTRSGDIDPAVVFHLYDSLGMSVADINKMLTKESGLLGLTEVTSDCRYVEDNYTTKENAKRAMNVYCHRLAKYIGAYSALMEGRLDAVVFTGGIGENAAMVRELTLNKLGILGFEIDHERNLAARFGNSGNIAKDSSRPALVIPTNEELVIAQDALRLTA
- the pta gene encoding phosphate acetyltransferase gives rise to the protein MSRTIMLIPTGTSVGLTSVSLGVIRSMEQKGVRLSVFKPIAQPRAGDNAPDQTTAIIRATSAINAAEPLQISHVESLLSTNQQDALMEEIIARYHDNTKDAEVVLVEGLVPTRKHQFANALNYEIAKTLNAEIVFVLALGNDSPTQLKERIELARSSFGGSKNKNITGVIINKLNAPVDEQGRTRPDLSEIFDDSTKASVANIDPKLLFANSPLPVLGCIPWSFDLIATRAIDMANHLNAKIINEGDIQTRRVKSVTFCARSISHMLEHFRPGSLLVTSADRPDVLVSACLAAMNGIEIGALLLTGGYEMDPSISKLCERAFQTGLPVFMVNTNTWQTSLSLQSFNLELPIDDHERVEKVQEYVARHIDSQWIDSLSAASERSRRLSPPAFRYQLTEQARKAGKRIVLPEGTEPRTVKAASICAERGIAHCILLGNPDEIQRVAAAQGVKLGKGIEIVDPVAVRERYVARLVELRKNKGMTEVVAREQLEDNVVLGTLMLEQNEVDGLVSGAVHTTANTIRPPLQLIKTAPNSSLVSSVFFMLLPEQVLVYGDCAINPDPTAEQLAEIAIQSADSATAFGIEPRVAMISYSTGDSGAGSDVEKVREATHIAQQRRPDLIIDGPLQYDAAIMADVAKSKAPNSPVAGKATVFIFPDLNTGNTTYKAVQRSADLISIGPMLQGMRKPVNDLSRGALVDDIVYTVALTAIQATQI
- the yfcD gene encoding NUDIX hydrolase YfcD, translating into MAEQTQMAGTEWVDIVDENNEVIAQSSRQQMRAQCLRHRATYIVVHDGMGKVLIQRRTEIKDFYPGWLDATAGGVVQSGENMLESARREAEEELGIAGVPFAEHGLFYYESDDCRVWGALFSCVTHGPFALQEEEIDEVSWLTPEEITSRCDEFTPDSLKALSLWLTRNNANEYGKILPRPARTLVDDLPGPEDRSALEEEK